One Mya arenaria isolate MELC-2E11 chromosome 5, ASM2691426v1 genomic window carries:
- the LOC128235974 gene encoding N66 matrix protein-like — protein sequence MAEVNSAGRAHNGNGLGNNDDGRGNNGNGLGNNDDGRGNNGNGLGNNDDGRGNNGNGLGNNGYGRGNNGNRLGNNGHEMANNGNGLGNNGDGRGDNGNGRGNNGNGRGNNGNGLSNNSDGRGNNAYELGNNGDGRGYNGNENGGNSIRRVYQCRDCN from the coding sequence ATGGCAGAGGTTAACAGCGCTGGGAGGGCACACAATGGCAATGGGCTGGGTAACAATGATGATGGAAGGGGCAACAATGGCAATGGGCTGGGTAACAATGATGATGGAAGGGGCAACAATGGCAATGGGCTGGGTAACAATGATGATGGAAGGGGCAACAATGGCAATGGGCTGGGTAACAATGGTTATGGAAGGGGCAACAATGGCAATAGGCTGGGTAACAATGGTCATGAAATGGCTAACAATGGCAATGGGCTGGGTAACAATGGTGATGGAAGAGGTGACAATGGTAATGGAAGGGGCAACAATGGTAATGGAAGGGGCAACAATGGCAATGGGCTTAGTAACAATAGTGATGGAAGGGGAAACAATGCTTATGAGCTGGGTAACAATGGTGATGGAAGGGGATACAATGGTAATGAGAATGGTGGCAACAGCATTAGGAGGGTTTACCAGTGCCGAGATTGTAACTGA